In Synechococcus sp. PCC 6312, one genomic interval encodes:
- the trxB gene encoding thioredoxin-disulfide reductase: MDSTTNALNTIENVVIIGSGPAGYTAAIYAARANLKPFMFEGFQAGGLPGGQLMTTTEVENFPGFPEGLQGPELMQRMKDQAIRWGTEMVTEDVTHVDFSQRPFVITSAERQVRANSVIIATGATAKRLGLPGETEYWTKGISACAICDGATPIFRDGELIVIGGGDSAAEEAVYLTKYASHVHLLIRTDKMRASKAMQDRVLANPKVTVHRNTVGVEVYGDGNLMQGLVVKDTVTGEERKISAKGLFYAIGHKPNTDLFQGQLDLDEVGYVVTHPGKAETSLAGVFAAGDVQDHEYRQAITAAGSGCMAALEAERWLSANNLIQEFHQANPDAHYEAEVKEATPATTEATFDPEATKQYGGYALRKLFHDSDRLLMVKYVSPTCGPCHTLKPILDRVADEFAGKMHLIEIDITVDSNIAEQAGVTSTPTIQLFKDKELVEQLVGMKPKSKYRETIQHYLS; encoded by the coding sequence ATGGACAGCACAACCAACGCCCTGAATACCATTGAAAACGTGGTGATTATTGGCTCTGGCCCCGCCGGATATACAGCGGCGATTTATGCGGCTCGGGCTAACCTAAAACCTTTTATGTTTGAAGGGTTCCAGGCCGGCGGACTCCCAGGCGGACAACTGATGACGACGACTGAGGTTGAGAATTTTCCTGGATTTCCCGAAGGCTTACAAGGCCCGGAACTGATGCAACGGATGAAAGACCAGGCCATTCGCTGGGGCACGGAAATGGTCACAGAGGACGTTACCCATGTGGATTTCAGCCAGCGGCCCTTTGTGATTACCTCGGCCGAACGTCAAGTCAGAGCTAACAGCGTGATTATTGCCACCGGAGCCACCGCCAAACGCCTGGGACTGCCTGGAGAAACTGAATATTGGACGAAGGGAATTTCTGCCTGTGCCATTTGTGATGGGGCCACACCCATTTTCCGGGATGGGGAACTGATTGTGATTGGGGGGGGAGACAGTGCCGCCGAAGAAGCCGTTTACCTGACCAAATATGCCTCCCACGTTCATTTGCTGATCCGGACGGACAAAATGCGGGCCAGTAAAGCCATGCAGGATCGGGTCTTGGCTAATCCTAAAGTCACAGTGCATCGCAATACGGTCGGGGTGGAAGTCTATGGGGATGGCAATCTAATGCAGGGCCTGGTGGTCAAAGATACGGTTACAGGGGAAGAGCGCAAAATTTCTGCCAAGGGCCTGTTCTATGCCATCGGTCACAAACCCAACACCGATCTATTCCAAGGGCAACTGGATTTAGATGAAGTCGGCTATGTCGTCACCCATCCGGGAAAAGCTGAAACTAGTCTCGCAGGGGTGTTTGCTGCCGGGGACGTTCAAGATCATGAATATCGCCAGGCCATTACTGCTGCCGGAAGTGGATGTATGGCCGCCCTCGAAGCCGAACGCTGGTTATCGGCCAATAACTTGATCCAAGAATTTCACCAGGCCAACCCCGATGCCCACTACGAAGCCGAAGTCAAAGAAGCGACCCCTGCGACCACTGAAGCGACTTTTGATCCAGAAGCAACCAAACAGTATGGCGGCTATGCGCTGCGGAAACTCTTCCATGACAGTGATCGGCTGTTGATGGTCAAATATGTTTCCCCCACCTGTGGCCCCTGCCATACCCTCAAGCCCATTTTGGATCGGGTTGCGGATGAGTTTGCCGGGAAGATGCACCTGATTGAAATTGACATCACGGTGGATAGTAATATTGCCGAACAGGCCGGAGTCACCAGCACCCCCACGATTCAACTGTTCAAAGATAAGGAATTGGTAGAGCAATTGGTTGGGATGAAACCAAAAAGCAAATACCGGGAAACCATTCAGCACTATCTCAGCTAA
- the coaD gene encoding pantetheine-phosphate adenylyltransferase, which produces MIAIYPGSFDPITLGHLDVIQRGCRLFERVIVAVSRNLQKQPLFTVEERIQQIRTCTEHLSNVDVDTFDGLTVTYAQIQGAKVLLRGLRVLSDFEYELQMAHTNKSLWPEVETVFLTTSNEYSFLSSSLVKEIARFGGSVTHLVPPNVVQDLGRCFNPTPPVNPPTTAPLIIAESR; this is translated from the coding sequence ATGATTGCAATTTATCCGGGTAGTTTTGATCCCATCACCCTCGGCCACTTGGATGTGATTCAACGGGGCTGCCGCTTGTTTGAGCGGGTGATTGTGGCTGTTTCCCGAAATTTACAAAAACAGCCGTTGTTTACTGTAGAAGAACGGATTCAGCAAATTCGCACCTGCACTGAGCATCTCAGCAATGTGGACGTGGATACCTTTGATGGCTTAACCGTGACCTATGCCCAAATCCAGGGGGCGAAAGTTTTGTTAAGAGGATTACGGGTTTTGTCTGATTTTGAGTACGAGTTGCAAATGGCCCATACTAATAAGAGTTTATGGCCGGAGGTGGAAACAGTTTTTCTGACCACATCCAATGAATATAGTTTTTTAAGTAGTAGCCTCGTCAAAGAAATTGCTCGCTTTGGTGGCAGTGTTACTCATCTGGTTCCCCCCAATGTTGTTCAGGACTTAGGACGATGTTTCAACCCAACCCCACCAGTCAACCCACCGACAACCGCCCCATTGATAATCGCGGAGTCCCGATGA
- the budA gene encoding acetolactate decarboxylase, with protein MGIFLAVCVPLVSLGVAHPVSRGFQVSTLDALSAGVFEGAISFRELRRHGDFGLGTFAGLDGELIGLDNQFYQVKRDGAVLPVSDQSQTPFAVVTQFKPTQKIILPGTFTYTELQTALDQKLPSLNYPYALAIEGQFPQLQFRSVPGQTPPYPTLAAVVKQQTLFNFEQVSATLVGFRLPQNMQGINAAGYHFHGLTKDKKSGGHLLAGQFRNPVVQVQLMQDWQIQFPDTAAFAQSPAPIP; from the coding sequence TTGGGAATTTTCCTGGCGGTTTGCGTCCCTTTGGTGTCCTTAGGTGTAGCTCATCCGGTCAGTCGGGGATTTCAGGTTTCGACCTTGGATGCTTTAAGTGCCGGGGTGTTTGAGGGGGCGATCAGTTTTCGAGAGTTGCGGCGACATGGGGATTTTGGTTTGGGCACTTTTGCGGGCCTGGATGGAGAACTGATCGGCCTGGACAATCAGTTTTATCAAGTCAAACGTGATGGCGCAGTTTTACCTGTCAGTGATCAAAGCCAGACTCCCTTTGCTGTTGTTACCCAGTTTAAGCCCACCCAAAAAATTATCCTGCCCGGAACTTTTACCTACACCGAGTTACAAACGGCCTTAGATCAAAAATTACCCAGTCTCAACTATCCCTATGCCCTAGCGATTGAAGGCCAATTCCCCCAATTGCAATTCCGAAGTGTCCCAGGCCAGACCCCGCCCTACCCAACCCTAGCCGCAGTCGTCAAACAGCAAACCCTGTTTAATTTTGAGCAAGTCTCAGCTACCTTAGTCGGGTTCCGCCTGCCCCAGAATATGCAAGGAATCAATGCGGCTGGATATCATTTTCATGGTTTAACCAAAGATAAAAAAAGTGGTGGGCATCTCCTAGCTGGGCAATTTCGGAATCCGGTGGTTCAAGTCCAACTCATGCAGGATTGGCAGATTCAATTTCCCGACACTGCTGCCTTTGCCCAATCACCTGCCCCAATTCCCTAG
- a CDS encoding DUF29 domain-containing protein yields MVVGLEVETVKTTPHQTLYQTDYLAWVKETAKHLRAGNFAGLDVEALIEEVESLGHSERHGLKSQWVRVIMHLLKLEAQPQAKEYHNSWVSSLVNGLGQIADALEDSPSLHGYLSESAYFWGQLADLGVATS; encoded by the coding sequence GTGGTTGTGGGCCTAGAGGTCGAAACGGTGAAAACAACGCCACATCAAACTTTATATCAAACCGATTATCTGGCCTGGGTGAAAGAAACCGCCAAACATCTGCGTGCGGGTAACTTTGCCGGCCTGGACGTAGAGGCATTAATTGAGGAGGTCGAAAGTTTAGGACACTCAGAACGCCATGGACTGAAATCCCAGTGGGTTCGGGTGATAATGCACTTACTGAAGTTAGAAGCCCAGCCCCAGGCCAAAGAGTATCACAACAGTTGGGTATCGAGTCTGGTTAATGGCCTGGGTCAGATTGCCGATGCCCTAGAGGATTCCCCCAGTTTACACGGATATTTAAGTGAATCCGCCTATTTCTGGGGCCAACTCGCTGATTTGGGTGTAGCCACTTCTTAG
- a CDS encoding YwqG family protein has translation MSSTIINGLGNPQLARVADALKNLTRPGIRIDTTPITATELPLGASRIGGRPDVSEDFAWPVWDGDTLSFLAQINLTDLAIFPTASILPSNGWLLFFYDQNQLTWGFDPEDRGSWAVIYLPQASEPLHRCELLSQELQEEFYDLCSLSFSENLTLPPIDAIAIQNLQLTDPERVTYYELLAEISESAGVCHQILGHPLAIQGGMQLECQFAAHGIYCGDSSYSTDSSEEADTKIRNLIPGATNWQLLFQLDTDDNTKMMWGDMGRLYFWCQESDIHAQNFDQAWMILQCS, from the coding sequence ATGTCTTCAACGATTATCAATGGTTTAGGGAATCCCCAATTGGCCCGAGTAGCTGATGCCTTAAAAAACTTGACCAGGCCTGGGATTCGGATCGACACAACCCCAATCACAGCTACAGAATTACCTCTGGGAGCATCTCGGATTGGCGGACGACCCGATGTAAGCGAGGATTTTGCCTGGCCAGTTTGGGACGGTGACACCTTATCCTTTTTAGCTCAAATTAATCTCACGGACTTAGCGATCTTTCCGACTGCCAGTATTTTGCCCTCCAATGGCTGGCTTCTATTTTTTTATGATCAAAATCAACTGACATGGGGATTTGATCCAGAGGATCGAGGTAGTTGGGCTGTGATTTATTTACCCCAGGCCAGTGAACCACTCCACCGCTGCGAGCTACTAAGTCAAGAACTCCAAGAGGAATTCTATGATCTTTGCTCCTTAAGTTTCTCAGAAAATCTAACCTTACCCCCCATTGATGCTATCGCCATCCAAAACCTCCAATTAACAGACCCCGAAAGAGTAACCTACTACGAGCTACTGGCTGAAATTTCTGAATCGGCGGGTGTTTGCCATCAAATCTTGGGGCATCCCTTGGCGATCCAGGGCGGTATGCAACTAGAGTGCCAATTTGCCGCACATGGCATTTACTGTGGGGATAGTTCTTACAGTACGGATAGTTCTGAGGAAGCCGATACCAAAATCCGAAACCTGATCCCTGGCGCAACAAACTGGCAACTGCTGTTCCAATTGGATACTGATGACAATACCAAGATGATGTGGGGAGACATGGGGCGGCTCTATTTTTGGTGTCAGGAAAGCGATATTCACGCCCAAAACTTTGACCAGGCCTGGATGATTTTGCAATGTAGTTAA
- a CDS encoding phytochelatin synthase family protein, producing the protein MNLLIKGLGISTFLMLGLGRSWLGTPAWGQTLTLEAGLTSLTSRTGESLLETSQAKADVLPLMSHFVTQINPAYCGVASSVMVLNALGVTTANTPAWQRGYLNQDTIFTPQTNAVIDRHLIAHQGLTLSQLAEFLQTYPVTVERYYGSDLGLAEFRQILGISLGKANQYILVNYLRSSIGQETGGHISPLAAYHAEQDQVLILDVARYKYPPIWVSVQALWQAMGTIDPVSGKSRGFLVIRNREPKAKN; encoded by the coding sequence TTGAATCTTCTGATCAAGGGGTTGGGGATCTCGACCTTCCTGATGCTGGGCTTGGGTCGAAGTTGGCTAGGCACACCGGCCTGGGGACAAACCTTAACCTTAGAAGCCGGGCTAACCTCTTTAACATCTAGAACTGGCGAATCACTACTGGAAACCAGCCAAGCTAAGGCCGATGTTTTGCCCCTCATGAGCCACTTTGTCACCCAAATTAACCCAGCCTATTGTGGTGTGGCCAGTAGTGTCATGGTCTTAAATGCCTTAGGCGTTACAACTGCAAATACACCGGCCTGGCAACGGGGCTATCTGAACCAAGACACCATTTTTACTCCCCAAACCAATGCGGTGATTGATCGGCATCTGATTGCTCACCAGGGGTTAACCCTATCCCAGTTGGCCGAATTCTTACAGACCTATCCCGTCACGGTAGAGCGATATTACGGGTCTGATCTGGGCCTGGCGGAATTTCGGCAAATTCTGGGCATATCCCTCGGAAAGGCTAATCAATACATCTTGGTGAATTATTTACGCTCCAGTATTGGTCAGGAAACAGGGGGACATATTTCACCGTTGGCCGCCTATCATGCCGAGCAGGATCAGGTGTTGATCTTAGATGTAGCCCGCTACAAATATCCGCCGATCTGGGTTTCTGTCCAGGCCCTCTGGCAAGCAATGGGAACGATAGATCCAGTCTCAGGTAAATCCCGTGGTTTTTTAGTCATTCGCAACCGGGAGCCAAAGGCGAAAAACTAG
- a CDS encoding methyltransferase, which translates to MTPATEPETLSPMAESMASPPPQMVLMQMITGYWVSQSIFAAAKLGLADHLSTGEKNCAELATATGSHEPSLYRLLRALASVGIFAETKPSTFAITPLATFLRSDVPGSVRDASIMMGDQEHYGSWGNILHAIKTGDSSFQDRFGMNIFDYYGQNPEAANIFDRAMTSFSSPEIAGVISDYDFSGIKSLVDVAGGQGSLLTAILQANPTMTGTLFDMPDVIERAKSHIADSPVSERCQLVSGSFFESVPAGADAYILKHIIHDWDDQRAIAILKQCHQAMAANGKVLVVEQVIPPGNDPFIGKFLDVNMLVMCPGGKERTAAEFQALFAQAGFKLTRIVPTHGIVSVIEGMRLS; encoded by the coding sequence ATGACACCAGCAACGGAGCCTGAGACTTTATCCCCCATGGCAGAGTCTATGGCCTCCCCACCGCCGCAAATGGTTTTGATGCAAATGATCACCGGATATTGGGTGTCTCAATCGATCTTTGCGGCAGCCAAATTGGGTCTTGCGGATCATTTAAGCACAGGTGAAAAGAATTGTGCGGAACTAGCCACTGCCACTGGCTCTCATGAACCCTCTCTCTATCGTCTGTTGCGGGCCTTGGCCAGTGTGGGCATCTTTGCGGAAACTAAACCCAGTACCTTTGCCATAACTCCCCTGGCGACCTTTCTCCGCAGTGATGTCCCTGGTTCCGTTCGGGATGCCTCGATCATGATGGGCGATCAGGAACACTATGGCAGTTGGGGCAACATTCTCCATGCCATTAAAACGGGTGACAGTAGCTTCCAAGACCGTTTCGGCATGAATATCTTTGACTACTATGGTCAAAATCCGGAAGCTGCCAACATCTTTGACCGCGCCATGACTAGTTTCTCCAGCCCGGAAATTGCGGGAGTAATATCAGACTATGATTTTTCTGGAATCAAGAGCTTAGTTGATGTGGCCGGCGGGCAAGGGAGTTTACTCACAGCCATTCTCCAGGCCAACCCCACCATGACCGGCACTTTATTTGATATGCCTGACGTGATTGAGCGAGCAAAATCCCACATTGCAGATAGTCCGGTGAGTGAGCGATGTCAGTTGGTGAGTGGCAGCTTTTTTGAATCAGTCCCCGCCGGAGCCGATGCCTATATCCTCAAACACATCATTCATGATTGGGATGATCAACGCGCTATTGCCATTCTCAAGCAATGTCACCAGGCCATGGCCGCCAACGGTAAAGTTTTGGTGGTTGAGCAAGTGATACCCCCCGGCAATGATCCCTTTATTGGCAAGTTCCTCGATGTGAATATGTTAGTCATGTGTCCCGGTGGTAAAGAACGGACTGCGGCAGAATTCCAGGCCCTGTTTGCCCAAGCTGGATTCAAGTTAACTCGAATTGTTCCCACCCACGGCATTGTCAGCGTTATTGAAGGGATGCGACTGTCATGA
- a CDS encoding UPF0182 family protein yields MTVIAPPPLTSKTQRWPKGILVGLLSLTILGLIYLGCRVVAESLWFQELGYLSVLWRRWLTQFGFLGLGLVGGLVFLGLNSGLAYRLREQTPRSGTRYLGLQGLLPLSLGLALVTIALVEHTVVVSLAFNSQAQASLAINPLLPQFDLTAVITIVGGWFQNPLYLCLVLLAAVGCLVQPFWGYRLVAIGQSLGLAWLGRNHWAIVLQAWQRTNFSQIDPLFHQDIGFYIFTLPFWEWIRFVLTALMISALAGVTLIYLLAGDSLSLGQFTGFNRAQRQHIQALAGGFCFCLALSFWLERYKLLYSPQGVTFGASYTDIRITLPLYTLFAVFTLGVGIILLWSAIRRGGKGQIRLAPASPWLLRTVTGYACLIFIIGQILPNLAQALIVQPNELERELPYIQRTIDFTRQAYNLETVYAEPFQPENNLTAQALADNAPTVRNIRLWDTRPLLETNRQLQQLRSYYRFPDAFIDRYQISAQADPTSTNPNSDQEVRQVLTAARELDYTAVPSQAQSWINEHLVFTHGYGFTMSPVNVAGEGGLPKYFVQDIVSGSQGGLVTANPAIANSIPIGFPRIYYGQITDTHVLAPSNVPELDYPTGNDNAYNHYQGRGGVPVGAFWQRLVMSVYFHDWQLLLTPNINRETKALFRRNIMTRVQTLAPFLRFDQQPYLVIADTRPEAAIDVESPHESEPNFLYWVIDAYTVSRYYPYSDPGEEPFNYIRNSVKVVVDAYHGSVRFYIMDNSDPLIQTWSKIFPNLFYPVDQMPPRLAAHLRYPVDLFQAQSQKLLRYHMTDPVVFYSQEDQWQIPQEIYGNDPQAVKPYYLIMRLPSGNQEEFILLYPFTPLNRPNLVAWLAARSDHDQYGKLLLYTFPKQELVFGPQQVEARINQDPTISQQISLWNRAGSRSLQGNLLIIPIERSLLYVEPLYLEASQNSLPILARVILMFNQQIVMAETLDQGLEKLFPGFVNYNNPDQLTISNQQ; encoded by the coding sequence ATGACCGTAATTGCCCCGCCTCCCCTGACATCGAAAACGCAACGATGGCCGAAAGGAATCCTGGTTGGCCTGCTGAGCCTGACTATTTTGGGGCTGATTTATCTGGGCTGTCGAGTTGTAGCTGAATCCCTCTGGTTTCAGGAATTGGGCTACTTATCTGTGCTTTGGCGGCGCTGGCTGACCCAATTCGGCTTTCTGGGCCTGGGCCTGGTGGGGGGATTGGTCTTTTTGGGCTTAAACAGTGGCCTGGCCTATCGATTACGCGAGCAAACGCCCCGCTCTGGGACACGCTATTTAGGGTTGCAGGGACTCTTGCCCTTAAGCTTGGGCCTGGCCTTAGTCACGATTGCTCTAGTTGAACATACGGTAGTGGTCTCCTTAGCCTTTAATTCCCAGGCCCAGGCAAGTTTGGCCATTAATCCCCTCCTGCCCCAGTTTGATTTGACTGCGGTGATCACGATTGTTGGAGGCTGGTTCCAAAATCCCCTCTATCTCTGTCTTGTCTTGTTGGCGGCTGTCGGCTGTCTTGTCCAACCCTTTTGGGGCTATCGGCTGGTGGCCATTGGGCAAAGCTTGGGACTGGCCTGGTTAGGGCGGAATCATTGGGCCATTGTTCTCCAGGCCTGGCAACGGACAAACTTTAGTCAAATTGATCCCCTGTTTCATCAAGACATTGGCTTTTATATTTTTACCCTGCCCTTTTGGGAATGGATCCGCTTTGTCCTCACTGCCTTGATGATTTCTGCCCTCGCCGGAGTCACCTTAATTTATCTGTTGGCCGGAGATAGCCTCAGTCTTGGTCAGTTTACGGGGTTTAATCGGGCCCAACGGCAGCATATCCAGGCCCTCGCCGGTGGGTTTTGTTTCTGTTTAGCCCTAAGTTTTTGGTTAGAGCGTTATAAACTCCTCTATTCCCCGCAGGGAGTCACCTTTGGGGCCAGTTATACGGATATTAGAATTACCCTTCCTCTCTATACCCTCTTTGCTGTTTTTACCTTGGGGGTGGGGATTATCCTGCTCTGGTCAGCAATCCGGCGGGGTGGGAAAGGGCAAATTCGGCTGGCCCCCGCATCCCCTTGGTTATTGCGAACCGTGACGGGCTATGCCTGTTTAATTTTTATCATTGGTCAAATTCTCCCCAACCTGGCCCAGGCCCTGATTGTCCAACCGAACGAACTGGAACGAGAACTGCCCTATATCCAGCGCACGATTGATTTCACTCGTCAGGCCTATAACTTGGAAACTGTTTATGCAGAACCCTTCCAACCGGAAAATAATCTCACGGCCCAAGCCCTCGCTGACAATGCCCCCACGGTGCGGAATATTCGCCTCTGGGATACTCGCCCTCTTTTAGAAACCAATCGCCAACTCCAACAACTGCGCTCCTATTACCGCTTTCCCGATGCCTTTATCGATCGCTACCAGATCAGTGCCCAGGCCGACCCCACTTCAACAAATCCCAACTCCGATCAAGAAGTCCGCCAAGTCCTCACCGCCGCCCGGGAGTTAGATTACACCGCCGTCCCCAGCCAGGCCCAAAGTTGGATCAATGAACATCTGGTGTTTACCCACGGCTATGGCTTTACCATGAGTCCCGTCAATGTAGCGGGTGAGGGAGGGCTGCCGAAATACTTTGTCCAAGATATTGTTAGTGGTTCCCAGGGCGGTTTAGTGACGGCCAATCCAGCCATCGCCAATAGTATTCCCATTGGTTTTCCCCGGATTTATTACGGACAAATTACGGATACCCATGTCCTGGCCCCCTCCAATGTCCCGGAATTGGACTATCCAACGGGGAATGACAATGCCTATAACCACTATCAAGGACGAGGAGGCGTTCCAGTGGGGGCATTCTGGCAACGGTTGGTGATGTCTGTTTATTTCCACGACTGGCAACTGTTGTTAACTCCCAATATCAACCGAGAAACCAAGGCTCTCTTTCGCCGCAACATCATGACGCGGGTGCAAACCTTGGCCCCCTTTTTGCGCTTTGATCAGCAGCCCTATTTAGTCATTGCCGATACCCGCCCCGAGGCTGCCATTGATGTGGAGTCGCCCCATGAATCAGAGCCAAATTTCTTGTACTGGGTCATTGATGCCTATACTGTCAGCCGTTACTATCCCTACTCTGATCCGGGGGAGGAGCCGTTTAACTATATTCGCAATTCCGTCAAGGTGGTCGTGGATGCCTATCATGGTTCGGTGCGCTTCTATATCATGGACAATTCCGATCCCTTGATTCAAACCTGGTCGAAGATTTTTCCGAACCTCTTTTATCCCGTTGACCAAATGCCGCCGCGTCTGGCCGCCCATCTTCGCTATCCGGTGGATCTGTTCCAGGCCCAGTCTCAGAAACTTTTGCGCTATCACATGACCGATCCGGTGGTGTTTTACAGTCAGGAAGACCAATGGCAAATTCCCCAGGAAATCTATGGTAACGATCCCCAGGCCGTCAAGCCCTATTACCTGATCATGCGGCTACCCAGTGGGAATCAGGAGGAGTTTATTTTGCTCTATCCCTTTACGCCCCTAAATCGCCCCAATCTGGTGGCCTGGTTAGCGGCTCGCTCAGATCACGATCAATATGGGAAGCTACTCCTCTACACCTTTCCAAAACAAGAATTGGTCTTTGGCCCCCAACAAGTTGAAGCTCGAATTAACCAAGACCCAACCATTTCCCAACAAATCTCCCTCTGGAATCGGGCTGGCTCACGTTCATTGCAAGGGAATTTACTGATTATTCCGATTGAACGCTCGTTACTCTATGTCGAACCCCTTTACCTGGAAGCCAGTCAGAATAGTTTGCCGATTTTAGCGCGAGTGATTCTCATGTTTAATCAACAAATTGTCATGGCAGAAACCTTGGATCAGGGCCTGGAGAAGCTCTTTCCTGGCTTTGTAAACTACAACAATCCAGATCAACTCACCATTAGTAATCAGCAGTAA
- a CDS encoding AbrB/MazE/SpoVT family DNA-binding domain-containing protein, giving the protein MDITRLSSKGQVIIPKALRTAHQWEAGQELIATTVGDGILLKPKKPFPETSLAQVAGCLAYAGQPKTLDELEDAIRQGVMEQWDERR; this is encoded by the coding sequence ATGGATATCACTCGCTTATCCAGTAAAGGTCAAGTTATTATCCCCAAAGCTCTCCGCACGGCTCATCAATGGGAAGCGGGTCAAGAATTGATCGCGACTACTGTGGGTGATGGTATTCTCCTCAAGCCAAAGAAACCGTTTCCAGAAACAAGCTTGGCTCAAGTTGCTGGATGTTTAGCCTATGCAGGACAACCCAAAACCTTGGATGAACTAGAAGATGCAATTCGCCAGGGAGTTATGGAGCAGTGGGATGAACGCCGTTGA
- a CDS encoding type II toxin-antitoxin system VapC family toxin: MNAVDTNILVRLLTKDDELQFQQSLRLFQEQVIFIPDTVLLETEWVLRFAYQFKPADIGQAFRTLLGLPNVELTNGHLLLQALQWHENGLDFADALHLAQSQACSGLYTFDTKFIKKAQGLTACDVQQP, translated from the coding sequence ATGAACGCCGTTGATACCAATATCCTTGTCCGCCTATTGACGAAAGATGATGAACTCCAGTTTCAACAAAGTCTGAGACTCTTTCAAGAACAAGTGATCTTTATTCCCGATACTGTGCTTCTGGAAACCGAATGGGTCTTACGCTTTGCCTACCAATTTAAACCTGCTGACATTGGCCAGGCCTTTAGAACCCTTCTAGGGTTACCCAATGTTGAACTTACCAATGGACACTTGCTCCTCCAGGCCTTGCAATGGCATGAGAATGGTTTAGATTTTGCTGATGCCTTGCACCTTGCCCAGAGCCAGGCCTGTTCTGGCCTTTACACATTTGATACAAAATTCATCAAGAAAGCTCAAGGACTGACGGCCTGTGATGTGCAGCAACCTTAA
- a CDS encoding ATP synthase F0 subunit B, whose translation MFQPNPTSQPTDNRPIDNRGVPMIPTTSPADLPLLQQLRELEELLIMEGVKIPLTGRKIIAEEEILHHLEEIEKKIPETVLTAERILAKRDEIISQAQNFSQDIVQKAKQKAAEIADELRIVQQAEMEAQKIRENVQREVEALRQRTVDDLNRMRQQAEQEIYQLRHRAEADAQQTQTDADAYAYKVLGDMENQFLEMLRVVRNGRQHLQHQAPRHKH comes from the coding sequence ATGTTTCAACCCAACCCCACCAGTCAACCCACCGACAACCGCCCCATTGATAATCGCGGAGTCCCGATGATTCCGACCACCTCCCCCGCTGATTTACCGCTGTTGCAACAACTTCGGGAATTAGAAGAGTTGCTGATTATGGAAGGGGTCAAAATTCCCTTAACCGGCCGCAAAATCATCGCCGAGGAAGAGATTCTCCATCACCTCGAAGAAATTGAGAAAAAAATCCCTGAGACAGTCCTTACAGCCGAGCGAATCTTGGCCAAACGAGATGAAATCATTAGCCAGGCCCAGAATTTTTCCCAGGATATTGTCCAAAAAGCAAAACAGAAAGCAGCCGAAATTGCTGATGAGTTGCGGATTGTCCAACAGGCGGAAATGGAAGCTCAGAAAATTCGGGAAAATGTCCAACGGGAAGTGGAGGCTCTCCGGCAACGGACTGTGGATGATCTCAATCGGATGCGACAACAGGCTGAACAGGAAATTTATCAGTTACGTCACCGGGCCGAAGCAGATGCTCAACAAACCCAAACCGATGCTGATGCCTATGCCTATAAAGTCTTAGGGGATATGGAAAATCAATTTTTGGAAATGCTGCGAGTGGTTCGCAATGGCCGCCAACATCTCCAACACCAAGCCCCCCGTCATAAGCACTAA